In a genomic window of Streptomyces koelreuteriae:
- a CDS encoding glycoside hydrolase family 31 protein gives MNGRDLVRSVKAVASVGAAQGVRTVRAAWRRRRADATGLPSRGAERARVPGPVREVEPGPGGGVVRFSRSELRILVAVNGAVFWGWDGAEPEPSYALAGRCPEPDPRAVLEPDKDGGWRVVAERVTVVVSRHGAVEVLTPGGVALRRDLPPRWWEPVDGGPARWSQRSEVAADARFFGLGGRAAGPRLPDGTYRLWNTDPGHAFAPGDDPLYITMPVQLVVSDGGTHLVFHDSSWDGSVTLREGEEGAGSGHDRGGTSELRMDGGPLRCWVMVGTPARVLLAWASLTGAPALPPAWALGHQHARWGFGSEQEVRRIVAGYVEHGLPLDAVHLDIDHLDGHQVFTVDQDRFPKLPVLAEELRRDGVRLVSIVDPAVKALPGNAVYDRGTDEDAFVRDASGQIVRGVVWPGEAVFPDFTHARVREWWGGLYEERLAQGFSGFWHDMNEPTSFTAFGESTLPRSARHSLEGRGGDHREAHNVYALCMARAGFEGLRRLAPQERPFLFSRSGWAGMQRYGGAWSGDVATGWPGLRASLALVTGLGLCGVPYSGPDIGGFDGDPSPEMYLRWFQLGAYLPLFRTHASLRAGRREPWEFGPEVLEHARVALVERRRLLPYFMTLAHLARRTGAPYVRPLWWAAPEDRMLRDCEDAFLLGDSLLVAPVLAPGADRRAVQLPRGRWYDTATERAYEGPAQVLVDAPLSRIPVFARAGAVLPVRGEDGRLTLEVWAPARGRTGGGLVVPDGGEGWDEPEIERYTARWIDSRVVVEREGEDGRSEPSSPVRVRGAGGR, from the coding sequence ATGAACGGTCGTGACCTGGTGCGTTCGGTGAAAGCGGTGGCTTCGGTGGGGGCGGCGCAGGGTGTGCGTACCGTACGAGCAGCGTGGCGCAGGCGGCGGGCCGACGCCACCGGGCTGCCGTCGCGAGGGGCGGAGCGTGCGCGGGTGCCGGGGCCCGTGCGGGAGGTGGAGCCGGGGCCGGGGGGCGGTGTAGTCCGGTTCAGCCGGTCGGAGCTGCGGATTCTCGTCGCCGTGAACGGGGCTGTCTTCTGGGGCTGGGACGGGGCGGAGCCCGAGCCGTCGTACGCGTTGGCCGGCCGCTGTCCGGAACCCGATCCCAGGGCGGTGCTGGAGCCGGACAAGGACGGCGGCTGGCGGGTGGTGGCCGAGCGGGTGACGGTCGTCGTCTCGCGGCACGGCGCGGTGGAGGTGCTGACGCCCGGCGGCGTGGCCCTGCGACGAGATCTGCCGCCACGGTGGTGGGAGCCGGTGGATGGCGGCCCGGCGCGCTGGTCGCAGCGGTCGGAGGTGGCTGCCGACGCGCGCTTCTTCGGCCTGGGTGGACGTGCGGCGGGTCCTCGGCTGCCGGACGGTACGTATCGGCTGTGGAACACCGACCCCGGCCACGCCTTCGCGCCGGGTGACGACCCGCTGTACATCACGATGCCGGTGCAGCTGGTGGTGTCCGACGGCGGTACGCATCTGGTGTTCCACGACAGCTCGTGGGACGGCTCGGTGACGCTGCGGGAGGGCGAGGAAGGTGCGGGTTCCGGGCACGACCGCGGCGGGACGAGCGAGCTGCGGATGGACGGCGGTCCGCTGCGCTGCTGGGTGATGGTGGGGACCCCCGCGCGCGTGCTGCTCGCCTGGGCCTCGCTCACCGGGGCGCCCGCGCTGCCGCCCGCGTGGGCGCTCGGCCACCAGCACGCGCGGTGGGGGTTCGGCAGCGAGCAGGAGGTGCGGCGGATCGTCGCGGGCTATGTGGAGCACGGTCTGCCGCTCGATGCCGTGCACCTGGACATCGACCATCTCGACGGGCATCAGGTGTTCACCGTCGATCAGGACCGCTTCCCGAAGCTGCCCGTGCTGGCCGAGGAACTCCGGCGGGACGGCGTCCGTCTGGTGTCGATCGTCGATCCGGCCGTCAAAGCCCTGCCGGGCAATGCCGTGTACGACCGCGGGACGGACGAGGACGCGTTCGTGCGGGACGCGTCGGGGCAGATCGTGCGGGGAGTCGTGTGGCCCGGGGAGGCGGTGTTTCCCGACTTCACGCACGCGCGCGTGCGTGAGTGGTGGGGCGGTCTCTACGAGGAGCGGCTCGCGCAGGGCTTCTCGGGCTTCTGGCACGACATGAACGAGCCCACGTCGTTCACCGCGTTCGGGGAGTCGACGCTGCCTCGTTCGGCGCGGCACTCCCTGGAAGGGCGGGGCGGTGACCATCGTGAGGCCCACAACGTGTACGCGCTCTGTATGGCCAGGGCGGGCTTCGAAGGGCTGCGGAGACTCGCGCCCCAGGAGCGGCCGTTCCTGTTCTCCCGCTCCGGGTGGGCCGGCATGCAGCGCTACGGCGGGGCGTGGTCGGGGGACGTGGCCACCGGCTGGCCGGGGCTGCGGGCGTCCTTGGCGCTGGTGACGGGGCTCGGGTTGTGCGGCGTGCCGTACTCGGGTCCGGACATCGGAGGCTTCGACGGGGATCCTTCGCCCGAGATGTACCTCCGGTGGTTCCAGCTGGGCGCGTATCTGCCGCTGTTCCGTACACACGCGAGTCTGCGGGCGGGGCGCCGGGAGCCATGGGAGTTCGGTCCCGAGGTGCTGGAGCACGCGCGCGTGGCGCTCGTCGAACGCCGTCGGCTGCTGCCGTACTTCATGACGCTGGCGCATCTGGCGCGGCGTACCGGAGCGCCGTACGTGCGGCCCCTGTGGTGGGCCGCGCCGGAGGATCGGATGCTGCGGGACTGCGAGGACGCCTTCCTGCTGGGCGACAGCCTGCTGGTGGCGCCGGTGCTGGCCCCTGGCGCGGACCGGCGTGCGGTGCAGCTGCCGCGGGGGCGCTGGTACGACACGGCGACGGAGCGGGCGTACGAGGGACCGGCGCAGGTGCTCGTCGACGCTCCCCTGTCGCGCATTCCCGTGTTCGCGCGCGCGGGTGCCGTTCTTCCCGTACGTGGGGAGGACGGCAGGCTCACACTGGAGGTGTGGGCGCCCGCCCGCGGACGGACCGGGGGCGGGCTGGTCGTGCCGGACGGGGGCGAGGGGTGGGACGAGCCGGAGATCGAGCGGTACACCGCCCGGTGGATCGACTCGCGGGTGGTCGTCGAGCGGGAGGGTGAGGACGGCAGGAGCGAGCCGTCCTCACCCGTGCGCGTCCGCGGTGCCGGGGGACGCTGA
- a CDS encoding lipid-transfer protein: protein MTQEVAVLGVGMHPWGKWGRSFVEYGVAAAQAALADAGLDWRDIGSIIGADTVRGGYPGYVAGATFAKALGWQGARVTSVYAACASGAQAVDTARAQILSGLADAVLVVGADAAPKGFFRPAGGDRPDDPDWLRFRILGATNPVYFGLYARRRMALHGDTTDDFAQVKVKNAAMGALNPKARYRSPVTAEEVAASAVVADPLRLLDICATSDGGAAVVLSSMEFARRHGHAEPVRIRAVSTVTPRYPNAVLDLPDIATDSAVAVDPPGETFRRSIARTAYEEAGVGPEDLSLAEVYDLSTALELQWYEDLGLCGEGEGVKLLRDGATALGGRIPVNVSGGLASFGEAVPAQAIAQVCELAWQLRGAAGDRQVAGARVGISANQGLFGHGSAVIAVR, encoded by the coding sequence ATGACGCAAGAGGTGGCGGTGCTCGGCGTGGGCATGCACCCGTGGGGCAAGTGGGGGCGGAGCTTCGTCGAGTACGGCGTCGCGGCGGCTCAGGCGGCGCTCGCGGACGCCGGGCTGGACTGGCGGGACATCGGCTCGATCATCGGGGCGGACACCGTGCGGGGCGGGTATCCGGGGTATGTCGCCGGGGCCACCTTCGCGAAAGCACTGGGCTGGCAGGGGGCCCGGGTCACGAGCGTGTACGCGGCGTGCGCGTCCGGGGCACAGGCCGTCGACACGGCACGGGCGCAGATACTCTCCGGGCTCGCCGACGCGGTGCTCGTGGTGGGGGCCGATGCCGCTCCCAAGGGGTTCTTCCGCCCGGCGGGCGGGGACCGGCCCGACGATCCCGACTGGCTGCGCTTCCGGATCCTCGGGGCGACCAACCCTGTGTACTTCGGGTTGTACGCCCGACGGCGCATGGCTCTGCACGGTGATACGACGGACGACTTCGCGCAGGTGAAGGTGAAGAACGCGGCGATGGGGGCGCTGAATCCGAAGGCCCGCTACCGCAGCCCGGTCACCGCCGAGGAGGTCGCCGCCTCCGCTGTCGTCGCCGATCCGCTGCGGCTGCTCGACATCTGCGCCACCTCCGACGGCGGTGCCGCGGTGGTGCTCTCGAGCATGGAGTTCGCGCGGCGGCACGGGCATGCGGAACCGGTGCGGATCCGGGCTGTGTCCACGGTGACGCCGCGTTACCCGAACGCCGTGCTGGATCTGCCGGACATCGCCACGGACTCCGCGGTGGCGGTGGATCCGCCCGGCGAGACGTTCCGGAGGTCGATCGCCCGGACGGCCTACGAGGAAGCGGGAGTCGGACCGGAGGATCTGTCGCTGGCCGAGGTCTATGACCTGTCCACGGCTCTTGAGTTGCAGTGGTACGAGGACTTGGGGCTGTGCGGCGAGGGCGAGGGGGTGAAGCTGCTGCGGGACGGGGCGACGGCGCTGGGCGGGCGAATACCGGTGAACGTGAGCGGTGGACTGGCCTCCTTCGGCGAGGCCGTGCCGGCGCAGGCGATTGCCCAGGTGTGCGAGCTGGCCTGGCAGTTGAGGGGCGCTGCGGGTGACCGGCAGGTCGCGGGGGCGCGCGTGGGTATCAGTGCGAACCAAGGGCTGTTCGGGCATGGGTCGGCGGTGATCGCGGTGCGGTGA
- a CDS encoding Zn-ribbon domain-containing OB-fold protein, translating to MVAGWFAGDGDAFRLLGTRCAACASVFFPREDHHCRNPSCGGGELEEIALSRRGRVWSYTDSRYRPPSPYVSDPELPWEPCALIAVELEAERIVVLGQAAPEVTVADLTVGMEAEVVPGVLHEDAETTWTTWHWRPTGVTA from the coding sequence GTGGTGGCGGGGTGGTTCGCCGGAGACGGTGATGCCTTCCGGCTGCTCGGCACGCGCTGCGCCGCGTGCGCCTCGGTCTTCTTTCCGCGTGAGGACCATCACTGCCGCAACCCTTCCTGCGGGGGCGGGGAGTTGGAAGAGATCGCGCTGTCGCGGCGGGGGCGCGTCTGGTCGTACACGGACAGCCGGTATCGACCGCCGTCACCCTATGTGAGCGATCCGGAACTTCCGTGGGAGCCGTGCGCGTTGATCGCTGTGGAGCTGGAGGCCGAGCGGATCGTGGTGCTGGGACAGGCGGCTCCCGAGGTGACCGTCGCGGATCTGACGGTGGGTATGGAGGCGGAGGTCGTGCCGGGAGTGCTCCACGAGGATGCGGAGACGACCTGGACGACGTGGCACTGGCGGCCGACGGGGGTGACGGCATGA
- a CDS encoding acetoacetate--CoA ligase, with protein sequence MSTASPQPLWQPDAERIDRARITRFQTWAAEHHGAPAEGGYAALQRWSVDDLDAFWKAVTEWFDVRFSTPYARVLGDRAMPGAQWFPGATLNYAEHALRAADTRADEPALLHVDETHEPRPVSWAELRRQVGSLAAELRALGVRPGDRVSGYLPNVPQAVVALLATAAVGGVWTSCAPDFGARSVLDRFQQVEPVVLFTVDGYRYGGKEHDRRDTVAELRRELPTLRAVVHIPLLGTEAPDGALDWSALTSADTTPVFEQVPFDHPLWVLYSSGTTGLPKAIVQSQGGILVEHLKQLGLHCDLGPEDRFFWYTSTGWMMWNFLVSGLLTGTTIVLYDGSPGYPDTGAQWRIAERTRATLYGTSAAYVMACRKAGVHPSRDFDLSTVQCVATTGSPLPPDGFRWLHDEVRDDLWIASVSGGTDVCSCFAGAVPTLPVHVGELQAPCLGTDLQAWDPSGKPLVAEVGELVVTNPMPSMPIHFWNDPDGSRYHDSYFDTYPGVWRHGDWITVTSHGSVVIHGRSDSTLNRQGVRMGSADIYEAVERLPEIKESLVIGIEQPDGGYWMPLFVHLTPGATLDEDLLNRIKRTIREQLSPRHVPDEIIEVPGVPHTLTGKRIEVPVKRLLQGTPLEKAVNPGSIDNLDLLTFYEDIARKRA encoded by the coding sequence ATGTCGACCGCTAGTCCCCAGCCGCTCTGGCAGCCAGACGCCGAGCGCATCGACCGGGCACGGATCACCAGGTTCCAGACCTGGGCCGCCGAGCACCACGGCGCCCCCGCCGAGGGCGGCTACGCGGCTCTCCAGCGCTGGTCCGTCGACGACCTGGACGCCTTCTGGAAAGCCGTCACCGAGTGGTTCGACGTCCGCTTCTCGACCCCGTACGCGCGCGTGCTCGGGGACCGGGCGATGCCGGGCGCCCAGTGGTTCCCCGGCGCGACCCTCAACTACGCCGAACACGCCCTGCGCGCGGCCGACACCCGCGCGGACGAACCGGCCCTCCTGCACGTCGACGAGACGCACGAACCACGCCCCGTCAGCTGGGCCGAGCTACGCCGCCAGGTCGGCTCCCTGGCCGCCGAACTGCGCGCCCTCGGCGTACGCCCCGGGGACCGCGTCAGCGGCTACCTCCCCAACGTCCCCCAAGCCGTGGTCGCCCTCCTCGCCACAGCCGCCGTGGGCGGCGTGTGGACCTCCTGCGCGCCAGACTTCGGCGCCCGCAGCGTCCTCGACCGCTTCCAGCAGGTCGAACCCGTCGTGCTGTTCACGGTCGACGGCTACCGCTACGGCGGCAAGGAGCACGACCGACGCGACACCGTCGCCGAACTGCGCCGCGAACTGCCCACCCTGCGCGCCGTCGTCCACATCCCCCTCCTCGGCACCGAGGCACCCGACGGGGCCCTCGACTGGTCGGCCCTCACCTCCGCCGACACGACCCCCGTCTTCGAGCAGGTGCCCTTCGACCACCCCCTGTGGGTGCTCTACTCCTCCGGCACGACCGGCCTGCCCAAGGCCATCGTCCAGTCCCAGGGCGGCATCCTGGTCGAGCACCTCAAGCAACTCGGCCTGCACTGCGACCTGGGCCCCGAGGACCGCTTCTTCTGGTACACGTCCACCGGCTGGATGATGTGGAACTTCCTCGTCTCCGGCCTGCTCACCGGCACCACGATCGTCCTCTACGACGGCAGCCCCGGCTACCCGGACACCGGCGCCCAGTGGCGCATCGCCGAACGCACCCGGGCCACCCTCTACGGCACCTCGGCCGCCTACGTCATGGCCTGCCGCAAGGCCGGCGTGCACCCGTCCCGCGACTTCGACCTCTCCACGGTCCAGTGCGTCGCCACGACCGGCTCGCCCCTGCCGCCCGACGGCTTCCGCTGGCTCCACGACGAGGTCCGCGACGACCTGTGGATCGCCTCTGTCAGCGGCGGCACGGACGTGTGCTCCTGCTTTGCCGGAGCCGTACCGACCCTCCCCGTCCATGTCGGCGAACTCCAGGCCCCCTGCCTCGGCACCGACCTGCAGGCCTGGGACCCGAGCGGCAAACCCCTCGTCGCCGAGGTCGGCGAACTCGTGGTCACCAACCCCATGCCGTCGATGCCCATCCACTTCTGGAACGACCCCGACGGCAGCCGCTACCACGACAGCTACTTCGACACCTACCCCGGCGTATGGCGGCACGGCGACTGGATCACCGTCACCTCCCACGGATCCGTCGTCATCCACGGCCGCTCCGACTCCACGCTCAACCGCCAGGGCGTCCGCATGGGATCCGCCGACATCTACGAAGCCGTGGAGCGCCTCCCCGAAATCAAGGAGTCCCTCGTCATCGGCATCGAGCAGCCCGACGGCGGCTACTGGATGCCCCTCTTCGTGCACCTGACCCCCGGAGCCACCCTCGACGAGGACCTGCTGAACCGCATCAAGCGGACCATCCGCGAACAACTCTCGCCGCGCCACGTCCCCGACGAGATCATCGAGGTACCCGGCGTCCCGCACACTCTCACCGGCAAGCGCATCGAGGTCCCGGTCAAACGCCTCCTCCAAGGCACGCCCCTGGAGAAAGCGGTCAACCCGGGCTCCATCGACAACCTCGACCTCCTGACCTTCTACGAGGACATCGCCCGCAAACGCGCCTGA
- a CDS encoding bifunctional diguanylate cyclase/phosphodiesterase has protein sequence MHSWTDTLRFAFQPVVNLTTGAVAGLEILARPETGDILAEARRDPELDCRLAVAAVRAAVRKETLLPLFVNVFAGTLADLGGLPSLHAAVREAGRLPWEVTIDVCPPYTHVPQQALLEAVTALRGEGFRICADGVGDGDVPLRLLSDLAPGLVKLDASLLARPAVVRSMRTLCDELGALLAVEGVETEGQCAAALAAGAQLAQGELFAPPARLPAADVYVPPRSPAAVAVPRSGPSVREFVRPAALLPATASAGQVRALLTGSPDVSGVLLVDAAGVPVRSVHRSRFLLSMSARYGHALYADRPAAKLGDPPRTVGVDATAWEVLDVVAVGGRDRTSDDVAVVDEYGRCVGVVRLADLVRALAETRVEEAAGLNPLTRLPGSDAITGEVDRRIAAGRPFALSWLDVDHFKQINDGAGFAAGDELIRAVGRALQQAATDSARVGHIGGDDFLVLADPEGLDPLAASVLDSPWSAGGRPVTLSLATVLCAPGTVTDHRQAAACLAPLKKAAKSLRGASWVLGRAGLPGHETRRGAEPAAASAGCGTAETGGSSGAYTR, from the coding sequence GTGCACTCCTGGACGGATACTCTCCGCTTCGCCTTCCAGCCGGTGGTCAATCTGACGACCGGCGCGGTCGCGGGGCTGGAGATACTCGCCCGCCCGGAGACCGGCGACATCCTGGCCGAGGCCCGCCGGGATCCCGAGCTCGACTGCCGGCTGGCGGTGGCGGCGGTCCGGGCGGCGGTGCGCAAGGAGACCCTGCTTCCGCTGTTCGTCAACGTGTTCGCCGGTACCCTCGCCGACCTCGGCGGTCTCCCTTCGCTGCACGCCGCCGTGCGCGAGGCGGGACGGCTGCCGTGGGAGGTGACGATCGATGTCTGTCCGCCGTACACGCATGTGCCGCAGCAGGCGCTGCTGGAGGCGGTGACCGCGCTGCGCGGTGAGGGCTTCCGGATCTGCGCGGACGGTGTCGGGGACGGCGACGTGCCGCTGCGGCTGCTCTCGGACCTCGCGCCCGGCCTGGTGAAGCTGGACGCGTCGCTGCTGGCGCGGCCGGCCGTGGTGCGGTCGATGCGGACGCTGTGCGACGAACTGGGGGCGCTTCTGGCGGTTGAGGGCGTGGAGACCGAAGGCCAGTGCGCGGCGGCGCTGGCGGCCGGGGCGCAGCTGGCGCAGGGCGAACTGTTCGCGCCGCCCGCGCGGCTGCCCGCGGCGGACGTCTACGTCCCGCCCCGCTCCCCCGCCGCGGTGGCCGTGCCGCGGTCCGGGCCGTCGGTGCGGGAGTTCGTGCGGCCCGCGGCGCTGCTGCCCGCCACGGCTTCGGCGGGTCAGGTGCGAGCACTGCTGACGGGGTCGCCTGATGTGTCAGGAGTCCTGCTCGTGGACGCCGCGGGGGTGCCGGTCCGGTCGGTGCACCGGTCCCGCTTCCTGCTGTCGATGTCGGCGCGCTACGGCCATGCCCTGTACGCAGACCGGCCCGCGGCGAAGCTCGGCGACCCACCGCGGACGGTGGGCGTCGACGCCACCGCCTGGGAGGTCCTGGACGTGGTGGCGGTCGGAGGGCGGGACCGCACGTCGGACGACGTGGCCGTCGTGGACGAGTACGGGCGGTGCGTGGGAGTCGTACGGCTCGCGGACCTGGTGCGCGCGCTGGCCGAGACACGGGTGGAGGAAGCGGCGGGGCTGAATCCGCTGACGCGTCTGCCCGGCTCGGACGCGATCACCGGTGAGGTGGACCGGCGGATCGCGGCCGGGCGGCCGTTCGCGCTGAGCTGGCTGGATGTCGATCACTTCAAGCAGATCAACGACGGGGCCGGCTTCGCGGCCGGGGACGAGCTGATCCGGGCGGTCGGACGGGCGCTGCAACAGGCCGCGACGGACAGCGCGCGGGTGGGGCACATCGGTGGGGACGATTTCCTGGTGCTCGCCGATCCGGAGGGTCTCGATCCGCTGGCCGCCTCCGTGCTGGACTCCCCCTGGTCGGCGGGAGGCCGGCCGGTCACGCTGTCGCTCGCCACGGTGCTGTGCGCGCCGGGCACTGTGACGGACCACCGGCAGGCGGCGGCCTGCCTGGCACCGTTGAAGAAGGCGGCGAAGTCGTTGCGCGGGGCGAGTTGGGTGCTGGGCCGTGCGGGCCTGCCCGGACACGAGACCCGCCGGGGCGCCGAGCCGGCAGCGGCGTCCGCGGGGTGCGGGACGGCGGAGACCGGCGGCAGCTCAGGGGCGTACACCAGGTAA
- the ptsP gene encoding phosphoenolpyruvate--protein phosphotransferase, whose translation METTLRGVGVSHGVAIGEVRHMGTAVLEPPAKQIPADEAEREQGRARKAVEAVAADLMARGNLAGGEAQAVLEAQAMMAQDPELMADVERRIAVGSTAERGVYDAFAAYRELLAGAGEYLAGRVADLDDVRNRIVARLLGVPMPGVPDSDEPYVLVARDLAPADTALLDPTLVLGFVTEEGGPTSHSAILARALGVPAVVALPGAGELAEGTMIAVDGSTGEIFVDPSEDKKAELEAAAAARRAALAASTGPGATADGHKVPLLANIGGPADVEAAVDAGAEGVGLFRTEFLFLDDSKQAPSEEKQVAAYRQVLEAFPEGRVVVRVLDAGADKPLDFLTPADEPNPALGVRGLRTLLDHPDVLRTQLTALAKAAEGLPVYLEVMAPMVADRTDARAFADACREAGLRAKFGAMVEIPSAALRARSILQEVEFLSLGTNDLAQYTFAADRQVGAVSRLQDPWQPALLDLVALSAESAKAEGKSCGVCGEAASDPLLACVLAGLGVTSLSMGAASIPYVRATLAKYTLAQCERAAAAARASDSAEDARSAAQAVLSGE comes from the coding sequence ATGGAGACAACGCTGCGAGGCGTCGGCGTGAGCCACGGTGTGGCGATCGGCGAGGTTCGGCATATGGGAACGGCGGTGCTCGAGCCGCCTGCGAAGCAGATCCCGGCGGACGAGGCGGAGCGTGAACAGGGGCGCGCCCGCAAGGCCGTGGAGGCTGTGGCGGCCGACCTGATGGCGCGCGGCAATCTGGCGGGCGGCGAGGCCCAGGCGGTGCTCGAGGCGCAGGCCATGATGGCCCAGGACCCTGAGCTGATGGCCGACGTGGAACGACGGATCGCCGTCGGCAGCACGGCCGAGCGCGGCGTGTACGACGCGTTCGCCGCGTACCGCGAGCTGCTGGCGGGTGCCGGTGAGTACCTCGCCGGCCGCGTGGCCGACCTCGACGACGTGCGGAATCGTATCGTCGCCCGTCTGCTGGGCGTGCCGATGCCGGGAGTCCCGGACAGCGACGAGCCTTACGTCCTTGTCGCGCGTGACCTCGCGCCTGCCGACACCGCGCTGCTGGACCCGACTCTGGTGCTCGGCTTCGTCACCGAGGAGGGCGGTCCGACCAGCCACAGCGCGATTCTGGCGCGGGCGCTCGGAGTGCCGGCCGTGGTGGCGCTGCCAGGTGCCGGTGAGCTCGCCGAAGGCACGATGATCGCCGTCGACGGCAGTACGGGTGAGATCTTCGTGGACCCGAGTGAGGACAAGAAGGCTGAGCTCGAGGCCGCGGCCGCCGCGCGCCGGGCGGCGCTGGCGGCCTCGACCGGACCCGGTGCCACGGCGGACGGTCACAAGGTGCCGCTGCTGGCGAACATCGGTGGCCCTGCGGATGTGGAGGCCGCCGTCGACGCCGGTGCCGAGGGTGTCGGTCTCTTCCGTACCGAGTTCCTGTTCCTGGACGACAGCAAGCAGGCGCCCTCCGAGGAGAAGCAGGTCGCGGCGTACCGGCAGGTGCTGGAGGCGTTCCCCGAGGGGCGTGTCGTGGTGCGGGTGCTGGACGCGGGTGCGGACAAGCCGCTCGACTTCCTGACTCCGGCCGACGAGCCGAACCCGGCGCTCGGCGTGCGGGGCCTGCGGACGCTGCTCGACCACCCGGACGTGCTGCGCACGCAGCTGACCGCGCTCGCGAAGGCCGCGGAGGGGCTGCCGGTCTATCTCGAGGTCATGGCCCCGATGGTGGCGGACCGTACGGATGCCCGGGCTTTCGCGGACGCGTGTCGTGAGGCCGGGTTGCGGGCGAAGTTCGGCGCGATGGTGGAGATCCCGTCGGCCGCGCTGCGGGCCCGTTCGATCCTGCAGGAGGTCGAGTTCCTGTCGCTGGGGACGAACGACCTGGCGCAGTACACCTTCGCCGCCGACCGTCAGGTGGGTGCGGTCTCCCGTCTGCAGGACCCCTGGCAGCCCGCGCTGCTCGACCTGGTGGCGCTGTCCGCCGAGTCGGCGAAGGCCGAGGGCAAGAGCTGTGGTGTCTGTGGTGAGGCCGCGTCCGACCCGCTGCTCGCTTGTGTGCTGGCTGGTCTGGGCGTCACCTCTCTTTCGATGGGCGCGGCGTCGATTCCCTACGTCCGGGCGACGCTGGCGAAGTACACGCTGGCTCAGTGTGAGCGGGCCGCCGCGGCGGCCCGTGCGTCGGACAGTGCCGAGGACGCGCGCAGCGCGGCGCAGGCGGTGTTGTCGGGCGAGTAG
- a CDS encoding NUDIX domain-containing protein yields the protein MSETQHSSSNSAPDSHCSSCGAPYGEGVSGWPRPCPVCGAVAYRNPLPVAVALQPVYDTKGTALVVITRTVAPARGGTALPGGYIDDREDWRQAVVRELKEETGIDAAAREVRLVDAMSSPDGHLLLFGLLPERPVESLPPSTATDETEGWHLLRRVDELAFPLHTVAVRAWFEGRYI from the coding sequence GTGTCCGAAACTCAGCACTCCAGTTCCAACTCCGCGCCGGACTCCCACTGTTCGAGCTGCGGCGCGCCCTACGGAGAGGGCGTCTCCGGCTGGCCCCGCCCCTGCCCCGTGTGCGGCGCCGTGGCCTACCGCAATCCGCTCCCGGTCGCGGTGGCCCTCCAGCCCGTCTACGACACCAAGGGCACCGCCCTGGTCGTCATCACCCGAACCGTCGCTCCCGCGCGCGGGGGCACGGCCCTGCCCGGCGGCTACATCGACGACCGGGAGGACTGGCGGCAGGCCGTCGTACGCGAACTCAAGGAGGAGACCGGCATCGACGCGGCCGCCCGCGAGGTACGCCTCGTCGACGCGATGAGCTCCCCCGACGGGCACCTGCTGCTGTTCGGTCTGCTGCCGGAACGCCCGGTCGAGAGCCTGCCGCCCTCAACCGCCACCGACGAGACGGAGGGCTGGCATCTCCTCCGCAGGGTGGACGAACTCGCCTTCCCTCTGCACACCGTGGCCGTACGAGCCTGGTTCGAGGGCCGGTACATCTGA
- a CDS encoding M15 family metallopeptidase, translating to MTRLTAVTRGLITVFAALLAATASTATAQAKTEPKAPKDFVALRSVDPTIIQEMRYVTPHNFVGERVDGYLQPTCILTRPAAQALHKAQRKLLRQGYSLKVYDCYRPQRAVDHFVRWAEDLDDEAMKGEFYPNVDKTRLFADGYIAEKSGHSRGSTLDITLVRLPAKPTRPYDPEEPLVPCFAPKGERFPDNSIDMGTGFDCFDTLSHTLDPRVQGQQRANRLLLKNTLEGLGFVNLPEEWWHYTYKPEPYPDTYFDFPVSRKSLTGAH from the coding sequence ATGACACGACTGACCGCCGTGACACGCGGCCTCATCACGGTGTTCGCCGCCCTGCTGGCGGCGACCGCCTCCACCGCGACCGCCCAGGCCAAGACCGAGCCCAAGGCACCGAAGGATTTCGTGGCGCTGAGAAGCGTGGACCCGACGATCATCCAGGAGATGCGCTACGTCACCCCGCACAACTTCGTCGGCGAGCGCGTCGACGGCTACCTCCAGCCGACCTGCATCCTCACCCGCCCCGCCGCACAAGCCCTCCACAAGGCCCAGCGGAAGCTCCTACGACAGGGCTACTCACTCAAGGTGTACGACTGCTACCGACCGCAGCGCGCGGTGGACCACTTCGTCCGCTGGGCCGAGGACCTCGACGACGAGGCGATGAAGGGCGAGTTCTACCCGAACGTCGACAAGACCCGGCTGTTCGCCGACGGCTACATCGCCGAGAAGTCCGGCCACAGCCGCGGATCGACCCTGGACATCACGCTGGTGAGGCTGCCGGCGAAGCCCACCCGGCCGTACGACCCCGAAGAGCCCCTCGTGCCGTGCTTCGCGCCCAAGGGCGAGCGTTTCCCCGACAACTCGATCGACATGGGGACCGGCTTCGACTGCTTCGACACCCTCTCGCACACCCTCGACCCACGCGTCCAGGGCCAGCAGCGCGCCAACCGGCTGCTCCTCAAGAACACCCTGGAGGGTCTCGGCTTCGTGAACCTGCCGGAAGAGTGGTGGCACTACACCTACAAGCCTGAGCCCTACCCGGACACCTACTTCGACTTCCCCGTGTCCAGGAAGTCGCTCACCGGCGCCCACTGA